In Scleropages formosus chromosome 18, fSclFor1.1, whole genome shotgun sequence, one DNA window encodes the following:
- the fabp4b gene encoding fatty acid binding protein 4b: MVERFVGKWKMISSDNFDEYMKALGVGFATRQMGNMAKPNLLISVDEQGFITMKSQSTFKSTEIKFKLNEEFDETTADDRKTKTVVTLEDCKLVQKQRWDDKITTIERDVQDDKLVAKCIMGDVVAVRTYVKEA; the protein is encoded by the exons ATGGTTGAGAGGTTCGTGGGAAAATGGAAGATGATCTCCAGCGATAATTTCGACGAGTACATGAAGGCTCTAG GTGTGGGGTTCGCTACTCGGCAGATGGGCAACATGGCGAAGCCGAACCTGCTGATTAGCGTGGACGAGCAGGGCTTCATCACCATGAAGTCGCAGAGCACCTTCAAGTCCACCGAGATCAAGTTCAAACTCAACGAGGAGTTCGACGAGACCACGGCCGACGATCGCAAGACGAag ACGGTGGTGACGCTGGAGGACTGCAAGCTGGTGCAGAAGCAGCGCTGGGACGACAAAATCACCACGATAGAGAGGGACGTGCAGGACGACAAGCTCGTGGCG AAATGCATAATGGGTGATGTTGTGGCTGTGAGGACATATGTGAAGGAAGCATGA